The DNA window GGCTTGAACTACACCGTGTTCTCCAAGGTCAAGCTGCTGGACGGCGGCGCCAGCCTGGAGCACGACAGCGTCGGCCTGGCGCTGCAGGCGGGTGTCGACTACGCCATCGACAAGAACTGGTCGCTCAACTTCGACATCAAGCAGGTACAGATCCGCAGCGATGTCTACGTCGGCGGCGCCAAGGCCAGCCGCGTCAAGGCCGACCCGCTGTTGCTGGGCGCGGGTGTCGGTTACCGCTTCTGATGTAGCAGAGGGAAGTGAAAACGGGCGGCGCGTGCCGCCCGTTTTTTTTGGGGAAGGGAAAAACGGGAAAGCCCCGGCGTCAGGGTTCGCGGATCGATTCGTCGAGCGCGCGCGTGAGCGGATACAGCAGGTAGGACATCACCGTGCGGTGGCCGACCACGATCTCGGCCGAGACGGTCATGCCGGGCAGCAGGCGCGTACCCTCGTTCATTTTCTTCAATTCGCCGGTGTACTGGATGCGGCTCAGGTAATAGGCGTCCATGCCGCCACCGTTCTTGTCGGCGGCGTCGCGCTTGAACGAATCCTGGCTGATCGTGCGCACCTTGCCTTCCAACATGCCGTGCTTCATGAACGAGAAGGCGTCCACCTTCAGGTGCGTGACGGCGCCGGTCTTGATATAGCCGATGTCGAGCGAATCGATCTGCACTTCGGCCTCCAGCTCGGCGCCCAGCGGCACCAGCGTGAACAGCGCCTCGGCCTCGCGCACGATGGAGCCCACCGACAGCTTGCCGATCTCCAGCACCACGCCGTCGGCCGGCGCCACCATCTGGATCATCTTCAGGCGCTTGTCGGCCTTGGCCAGCTGCTCGTTGATGCCGTCGCGGTCGCGCGAGGCGGTCAGCAAATCCTCCATCGCCTTCTGGCGCCAGCTCTTGTCGAAGGCCGAGCGCTCGGCCTCGGCCGAGGCCAGCTCGCTGGCCATCTCGATCGCCTTGTTGCGCTGCATGTCCATGTCGCGCTCGACGCCCAAGCGGCGGTCGCGCGCCTCCAGCAGGTGCATCTTGGCGCCGAACTGCTCGGCCATCAGCTGCTCCTGCATGGCCTCGACCTCGCGCAGCGCCTTGACGCGCTGGGCCAGGATCACCTGGTCGTGCTTGTTGGTCTCCAGGCCGGCGCGCAGACGCGCGATGTTCTGGTCCATCTTGGTTTTCTGCGCCTCGAAGTTGGCCTTGCGCTCGCTCGACAGCTGCGACTGCAGCTGGGCGTCGGCGCTCGAGCCGCTGGTCACGGCGGCGCCGGCCTTGCCCGACAATTCGGCGCGCAGGCCGGCGGCCTGGGTGTCCAGGCTTTGCAGGCGGATGCGCAGCTGCGACTCGTCGGCGGCGGTGAAGGTCGGGTCGAGCGTGGCCAGCACCTGGCCCTTCTTGACGATCTGGCCGACGCGCACGTCGATGCTCTGGATGATGGACGTCTCGAGCGGCTGCACGATGATGTTGGGCAGCGGGTTGACCAGCCGGCCGTGGGCGATGACGATCTTCTCCACCGGCGAGAAGCAGGCCCACAGGATGAACGCGATGAACGCCAACAGCAGCACGTGCAGGGTGAGCCGCACGGAACGCGGTAGCGGACCGCGCTCGATGGCGTCGGCGTCCGGCAGGAACTCGATCTCGGTCTCGTCCTTGCGGCGCTTGAAGCTTAAAGGTGACTTGTTTGCTGGTTCCATAGGTGCTGGTAAGTTTCGCTACGTGTAAGCAGTTCTTCGTGACGGCCCGCATCCATCAGGCTGCCCTGCTGCATGACCATGATTTTGTCGGCGTTGACCAGGGTCGACAGGCGGTGCGAAATCATCACCACCGTGCGGCCGACGGCGATCTTCGACAGGTTGCCGATGAAAATGGCCTCGCTTTCCGGGTCCAGCGCGCTGGCCGCCTCGTCGAGGATCAGGATGCGCGGCCGCGCCACCAGGGTGCGGGCGATCGACAGGCGCTGCTTCTGGCCGCCCGACAGGTTGGAGGCGTTCTCTTCCAGTACGGTGTCGTAGCCCATCGGCAGGCGTTCGATGAATTCGTCGGCGCCGGCCGCCGCCGCCGCCGCGACCAGTTCCTCGAACGTGGCGTCGGGCTTGGTGACGGACAGGTTCTCGCGCACGGTGCCGCGGAACAGGAAGTTCTCCTGCAACACCACGCCGATCTGGCGGCGCAGGTGCGACAGCTCGATCTCGCGGGCGTCGATGCCGTCGAAGCGGACGATGCCCTCCTGTACCGGATACAAGCCCTGGATCAACTTGGTCAGGGTGGTCTTGCCCGAGCCGCTGCGGCCGACGATGCCGACCACGGTGCCCTGCTCGATCGTGAAGCTGGCCTTGTTGAGCGCCATGGCTTGCGCGCCCGGATAGCGGAAGGTGACGGCGTCGAACTTGATCTCGCCTTCGAGCACGGGACGCAGGCCGTTGGCGCCGGCGCGGCCCTCCGGCGCGCGGTTCATCACCTCGCCCAGCATCTTGACCGACAGCGCCGTCTCCTGGTACTCGTTGACCAGGCCGACCAGCGAAATCAGCGGGCCGGTCACGCGCCCGGCCAGCATCTGGAAGGCGATCAGGCCGCCGACCGACAAGGTCTGGTCGAACACGTCGGCGGCGCCGACGACGATCAGCGTGACCGGCAGCAGCTTGCCGAGGAAATCGGTGACGGCGTTGCCGGCGATCGAGATCTGGCCGACGCGGAAGTGCATGGTGATGGCCTCGGCCGAGCGCTGGTCCCAGATGCGGCGCTGCGACGGCTCGATCGCCAGCGCTTTCACCGTGCGCATGCCGTGGATGGTCTCGACCAGCATGCCCTGGCGCTGGCCCTCGGCCGAGTACAGCGCGTTGAGGCGGCGCTGGAAGGTCGGCACCATGGCCAGCACGATGCCGCCGATCATGGCCGCGAACAGCAGCACGATCATCGCCAGCTTGAAGGAATAGCTAAACAGGATCGGCACGAACACCAGCAGCGCGATCAGGTCGAGCGCGGTGAAGAACAGGCGCCCGGTCAGGAAGCTGCGGATCTTTTCCAGCTGCTGCATGTGGCGCGTGACCACGCCGGCGCTGGTGGTTTCGAAGAAGTCGATCGGCAGCGACAGCAGGTGGGCGAACACGCGCCGCGTCAGGCGCATGTCGATCTTGTTGGACGCGGCCAGGGTCAAGGTCTGGCGCAGGAAGCCGAAGGTGGCGTCGAACGTCAGCGCCATGATGATGCCCACGGCCAGCACCTGCAGCGTCGTCACGCTCTGGTGCGTGAGCACCTTGTCGATCACCAGCTGGAAGAAGATCGGCGAGGCCAGCGCCAGCAACTGCATGGCGATGGCGGCGATGAAGATGTCGCGGAAGGCGGCCTTCTGCTTGAGGATTTCGGGAATGAACCAGCGCAGCCCGAACGGCTGGTTCGGGTCAGTCAGCTTGTGCTGGCGTTTGATGAACAGCACTTCGCCGGCCCAGCGCTTCTCGAACTCGCCGCGCGCGACCATGACCACGGTGGCGTTGGCGTTGGCGGGATTGAGCACGGCGACCTGGTCCTCGGCGCCCGGATGGCCCACCACGTCGGCCGGCTTGACGCCGACCACGATGATCATATTGCCGTCGATCAGGCGCGCCATCAGCGGGAACACGCCGCCCTGCGCCATCAGCCGCGACCAGGTGAGCTTGTCCGCCTTGGCTTTCAAACCGATATCCGAGGCGATGCGCAGCAGCGCGCCGTCGCCCGGTTCCTCCGCGCGCAGCGCATAGTCGTCGATCAGCCGCTCGGGATTGATTTGCAGACCATGATGCTGCGCGATGGCGGTCAGACACTGGATCGCGGTATGGGGAAATTTATCGTGCATAGGCCTGATGTATGGGAAAGAACTGGGCCGGTTGGGCGGGCGAAGCTTGCCTTCGCGCACTATCGTTCCAGCCTTCGGATTCTAACCCAGCGCAGAGCCCGCAAACGCCTTTTGTTGTTTAGAAGCACAAGCAGGTTTACCCCGCTGTTCGGCGCATCAAAAGCCGGATCAACCCCAACCTCCTTTTAGCGATACGCCAGCGTCACCACTTAAGGGTCGGACCCATCGGGGTCCGACCCTGGTTGGCCGTGCGGGCTAACCAAAAAAAACGGCAAGCCCCGCAGGGCTTGCCGTCTTGGCGTTGAGACTACTTAGGCTTACTTGGCGGCCAGGATGCCCTGGTGATGCCCGCCCTGCAGGGCCTTCAGTCGCAAGGTCTCTTCGGTCGAGACCGAGTTGCTCACGGCGCTCAGCTTGGTGTCGTAGTTGCTGATCGCGCTGGCCATCGCCGCCACCGCCGTGTTCGTGCTGGAAGGCATTTCCAGCTTGGTCACGGTGGTGGACGCGGTCGCCGCGCCAAAGCTCGACATCGCCGAAGCCAGGCCGCTGACCGAGCTGGTCAGGTTGGTGCTGGCCGCGCCGGCCGCGAACCAGACGTCGGCCGCGACATGGGTGGCGCCGTCGGCGGTTTCGTAGGTCGAGGTGATACCGACGAAGTTGCCGTTGTTGAGCGACACGTCCTGCTTGGCGTCGAGGTTCAGCTTGGTGATGTTCAGGTCGGCGAGCGACTTGAGTTCACCGGCCTGGCTGACGCCGTCGGCGTTGCCGTCCACCCAGACACGCAGGTTGGAGAACTGCGCATCCTTGGCGTCGATGGTGCCGTCGCCGTTGGTGTCGAGCTCGTCCATGGCCTGGTAGCCGGTGGCCGCTTTCTGACCGTTGGCCAAGGTGGTGCCCGAGCCGAACAGCTCGGCGCCGCTGTCGATCGCGCCGTCGCCGTTGCGATCGAGTGCCAGCAGGCCATCGCCGCCGCCAACCCAGCCGGTGCTCACTTTCTGACCGTTGGCCAGCATGTCGAACTGGACGCCGGCCGACACGTTCAGGGTGTCGATACCGTTGCCGTTCAGATCGAGCACGATCGGCGTGAAGGTCGGCAGCGCCTTGATCTGGTCGGTGCTCATCGCCTGGACCTGCGCGCTGGTGAGCACGTGGATCTGGGCGGTGGTGATCGCGGCGAACTGGGTCGTCGTCATCGCCTTGATCTGATCGGTCGTGATGCGCATGTACTGGGCGGTGCTCAGCGCTGCCATCGACGAGGTTTTCAGGGCGGCGATGTCGGCCGTTTCCAGCGCCTGGAGGTTGTTGGTCGACAACGCCCGGATCTGCGCGGTGCTCAGCGAGTTGAGCTGGTTGCTCGACAGCGCCACGGCCTGGTCGGTGGTCAGACCGAAGCCGAACGCCGCCGTGCTCAGGGCCGACACTTGCGCGGTGCTCAGCGCGGTGATCTGGTCGGTGGTCAACGCGGCGACCTGGACGGTGCGCAGCGCGGCCATCGCCGACGATTTCAGACCGACGATGTCCTGGGTTTCCAGCGCGGCCAGGTTGCTGGTGCTCAGCGCCGTCGCTTGCGACGAGCTCAGCGCGCCAACCTGGTTGGACGTCAACGCCACGATCTGGTCGGTCGTCAGGGCGTTGCCCACCTGCGAGGTGGTCAGCGCCGTGATGCCGGCGGTCGACAGGCTGCTCACCTGGTCGGTGGTCAGCGCGCGGATCTGGGCGCTCGACAGGCCGGTGATGGCGCTCGACTTCAGAGCGGCCAGGTCGGCCGTTTCGATGGCGGCGATCGCCTCGACGGTCAGGGCCACCACTTGCTGGGTGTTCAGCGAAGCGGCTTGGGCCGTGGTCAGCGCGGCGACCTGGTCGGAACCGAGGGCGCGGAACGCCGCGGTGCTCAGCGCCACGATCTGCGCGGTCGTCAGGGTGGCCACCTGGGCGGTGGTCAGCCCGGCGATCTGCGCCGAACGCAGGCCGGCGATGCTGGCGGTGCTGATGGCGGCGATATCGGCCGTTTCAATCGCGGCGATGCTGTTGCTCGACAGCGCGTTGACCTGGGCGCTGCGCAGGCTGCCGAACTGGGCGGACGTCATCGCGACGATCTGGTCGGTCGTCAGGCCGACGGCGAAGTTGGCGGTGCTCAGTGCACCGAGCTGGGCCGTTGCCAGGCTGGTGACCTGGTCGGTCGTCAGCGCGGCCACTTGCGCCGAGTTCAACGCGCCGAACGAGGCGGTCTTGAGCGCGGCCAGATCGACCGTTTGCAGGGCGGCGACGGCGTCGGTGCTCAGGGCGGCCACTTGCTGGCTGCTCAGGGCGCCGGCTTCGGCGGTGGTCAGCGCGACGACCTGGTCGGTCGTCAGGGCGCGGATCTGGTTGGTCGACAGACCGGCGACGGCGGCGGTCTTCAGCGCGGCGAAGTCGGACGTCTCCAGCGCGGCGACCGCGTCGGTGGTCAGGGCGGCGACCTGCTGGGTGCTCAGGGCGGCCGCTTGGGCGGTGGTCAGCGCGACGACCTGGTCGGTGGTCAGGGCGCGGATGCCGGCGGTGGTCAGCGCGACAGCCTGGTTGGTCGACAAGGTCGCGATCTGGTCGGTGACCAGGGCGGCGATCTGGTTCGATTTCAGCGCGGCGATACCGGCGGTGCTGATACCGACGATGTCGGCCGTCTGGATGGCGGCGACGCTGTTGGTCGACAGCGCGGCGATCTGGACGGTGCTCAGGCTAGCGAACTGGGCCGACGTCATGGCGACGATCTGATCGGTCGTCAGGCCGTTGGCGATGTTGGCGGTGCTCATCGCGACGAGCTGGGCCGTTGCCAGGCCGTTGACCTGGTCGGTCGTCAGCGCGGCCACCTGGCTCGAATTCAAGCCGGCGAACGAGGCCGTTTTCAGGGCTGCCAGATCGACCGTTTGCAGGGCGGCGACCGAATCGGTGCTCAGGGCGGCCACTTGCGCGCTGCTCAGGGCGTTCGCTTCGGCGGTGGTCAGCGCCACGACCTGGTCGGTCGTCAGGGCGCGGATCTGGTTGGTCGACAGACCGGCGACGGCGGCGGTCTTCAGCGCGGCGAAGTCGGCCGTTTCCAGCGCGGCGACCGCGTCGGTGCTGAAGGCGGCGACCTGCTGGGTGCTCAGGGCGGCTGCTTGGGCCGTGGTCAGCGCGACGACCTGGTCGGTGGTCAGGCCACGGACGCCGGCGGTGGTCAGGGCGACAACCTGGTTGCTCGACAAGGTCGCGATCTGGTCGGTGACCAGGGCGGCGATCTGGTTCGATTTCAGCGCGGCGATACCGGCGGTGCTGATACCGACGATGTCGGCCGTCTGGATGGCGGCCAGGCTGTTGGTCGACAGCGCGCTGATCTGGGCGGTGCTCAGGCTGGCGAACTGGGCCGAGGTCATGGCGACGATCTGGTCGGTCGTCAGGCCGTTGGCGACGTTGGCGGTGCTCATCGCTGCGAACTGGGCCGTTGCCAGGCCGTTGACCTGGTCGGTCGTCAGCGCGGCGACCTGGCTCGAATTCAAGCCGGCGAACGACGCCGTCTTCAAGGCGGCCAGATCGGCGGTCTGCAGGGCGGCCACGGAATCGGTGCTCAGGGCGGCCACTTGGGCGCTGCTCAGGGCGTTCGCTTCGGCGGTGCTCAGCGCAACGATCTGGTCGGTCGTCAGGGCGCGGATCTGGTTGGTCGACAGCGCGGCGACGGCGGCGGTCTTCAGCGCGGCGAAGTCGGACGTTTCCAGCGCGGCGATGGCGTCGGTGCTGAAGGCGGCGACCTGCTGGGTGCTCAGGGCCGAAGCCTGGGCCGTGGTCAGGGCCACCACCTGGTCGGTGGTCAGGCCACGGACGGCGGCGGTGGTCAGGGCCACAACCTGGTTGCTCGACAAGGTCGCGATCTGGTCGGTGACCAAGGCGGCGATCTGGTTCGATTTCAGCGCGGCGATACCGGCGGTGCTGATACCGACGATGTCGGCCGTTTCAATCGCGGCGACGCTACTGGTCGACAGCGCGCCGATCTGGGCGGTGCTCAGGCCGGAGAACTGCGCCGACGTCATGGCGACGATCTGGTCGGTGGTCAAGCCGTTGGCGATGTTGGCGGTGCTCATCGCGGCGAACTGCGCCGAGCCCAGACCTTTGATCTGATCCGTCGTCAGGGCGGCGACCTGGCTCGAGTTCAAGCCGGCGAACGAAGCCGTTTTCAGCGCGGCGATGTCGGCGGTCTGCATGGCGGCGACGGCGTCGGTGCTCAGGGCGGCCACTTGGGCGCTGCTCAGGGCGTTCGCCTCGGCAGTGCTCAGCGCGACGATCTGGTCGGTCGTCAGGGCACGGATCTGGTTGGTCGACAGACCGGCGACGGCGGCGGTCTTCAGCGCGGCGAAGTCGGCCGTTTCCAGCGCGGCGATCGCGTTGGTGCTGAAGGCGGCGACCTGCTGGGTGCTCAGGGCGGCCGCTTGCGACGTGGTCAGCGCGACAACCTGGTCGGTGGTCAGGCCGGCGACACCGGCGGTGGTCAGCGCGGCGACCTGGTTGGTCGACAACGTGGCGATCTGGTCGGTGACCAGGGCGGCGATCTGCGACGATTTCAGCGCGG is part of the Oxalobacteraceae bacterium OTU3CAMAD1 genome and encodes:
- a CDS encoding peptidase domain-containing ABC transporter — protein: MHDKFPHTAIQCLTAIAQHHGLQINPERLIDDYALRAEEPGDGALLRIASDIGLKAKADKLTWSRLMAQGGVFPLMARLIDGNMIIVVGVKPADVVGHPGAEDQVAVLNPANANATVVMVARGEFEKRWAGEVLFIKRQHKLTDPNQPFGLRWFIPEILKQKAAFRDIFIAAIAMQLLALASPIFFQLVIDKVLTHQSVTTLQVLAVGIIMALTFDATFGFLRQTLTLAASNKIDMRLTRRVFAHLLSLPIDFFETTSAGVVTRHMQQLEKIRSFLTGRLFFTALDLIALLVFVPILFSYSFKLAMIVLLFAAMIGGIVLAMVPTFQRRLNALYSAEGQRQGMLVETIHGMRTVKALAIEPSQRRIWDQRSAEAITMHFRVGQISIAGNAVTDFLGKLLPVTLIVVGAADVFDQTLSVGGLIAFQMLAGRVTGPLISLVGLVNEYQETALSVKMLGEVMNRAPEGRAGANGLRPVLEGEIKFDAVTFRYPGAQAMALNKASFTIEQGTVVGIVGRSGSGKTTLTKLIQGLYPVQEGIVRFDGIDAREIELSHLRRQIGVVLQENFLFRGTVRENLSVTKPDATFEELVAAAAAAGADEFIERLPMGYDTVLEENASNLSGGQKQRLSIARTLVARPRILILDEAASALDPESEAIFIGNLSKIAVGRTVVMISHRLSTLVNADKIMVMQQGSLMDAGRHEELLTRSETYQHLWNQQTSHL
- a CDS encoding HlyD family type I secretion periplasmic adaptor subunit, which codes for MEPANKSPLSFKRRKDETEIEFLPDADAIERGPLPRSVRLTLHVLLLAFIAFILWACFSPVEKIVIAHGRLVNPLPNIIVQPLETSIIQSIDVRVGQIVKKGQVLATLDPTFTAADESQLRIRLQSLDTQAAGLRAELSGKAGAAVTSGSSADAQLQSQLSSERKANFEAQKTKMDQNIARLRAGLETNKHDQVILAQRVKALREVEAMQEQLMAEQFGAKMHLLEARDRRLGVERDMDMQRNKAIEMASELASAEAERSAFDKSWRQKAMEDLLTASRDRDGINEQLAKADKRLKMIQMVAPADGVVLEIGKLSVGSIVREAEALFTLVPLGAELEAEVQIDSLDIGYIKTGAVTHLKVDAFSFMKHGMLEGKVRTISQDSFKRDAADKNGGGMDAYYLSRIQYTGELKKMNEGTRLLPGMTVSAEIVVGHRTVMSYLLYPLTRALDESIREP